Proteins encoded by one window of Bactrocera oleae isolate idBacOlea1 chromosome 4, idBacOlea1, whole genome shotgun sequence:
- the LOC106616195 gene encoding ATP-dependent 6-phosphofructokinase isoform X1, with protein sequence MSIIVSHLIGNITWRCQKLQTFRKEIIFIAKKSLKTKALQIIPVKEYPDIKSAIVNKMSKVSRHLYKGQSVAVFTSGGDACGMNGAVRACVRMAIYLGCQAFMIREGYEGMVQGGDQFIKATWSSVSSIIHVGGTIIGSARCKEFMEREGRKKAAYNLVQREINRLIVIGGDGSLTGANIFRKEWSGLLDDLVASGQITPQQREKCKDLHIVGVVGSIDNDFCGTDLTIGTDSALHRITEAIDSIASTAYSHQRIFIMEVMGRHCGYLAMVSGIISEADYVFCPEAPPPLDWHDRLCSKLKMERECGQRLNIIIVAEGANDLNGEPITAPMVKQVIFDKLGWDSRITVLGHVQRGGGTSAYDRILACRMGAEATVAVLESTAITTPVVVVLVNNRIERIPLMGAVERTQAVNKALQDKDWAKAITLRGIAFQANLQALKLLSQTKTPKPKVEDYCASDAFNVAVMHVGSPACGINAATRSLVRTIIYNGDSVYGVRNGVLGLAAGELKPLIWSDVIGWCGQGGAFLGMNRITPEGRFPEIARQLREFKIHALVVIGGFEAYRTVLSLTMERSKFLEFCIPMAVIPSTISNNIPGTEYSIGSDTSLNEITKICDLIRDSARGYKKRVFIIETMGGHCGYLATMAAMAGGADSAYIYEEKFSVHDIQRDCYNMIAKMNGGIDRGLVLRSEGANKNYTSNFIERLYEEESNGLFSCRTNILGHVQQGGRPTPFDRCLATEMGIACAQFVREQMKKSVQPDGTVLATTKHSSCLLGLVGPEHKLTPMEDLSHQTEFHLRIPKKQWWLQLRPLLKILSIHDSAYADNFAAVTSSLQQPVDINCTVN encoded by the exons ATGTCTATAATAGTATCTCACTTAATTGGCAATATAACTTGGAGATGTCAAAAACTTCAAACATTtcgaaaagaaataattttcataGCGAAAAAGTCATTGAAAACGAAAGCTTTGCAGATAATACCCGTTAAAGAATATCCCGATATAAAATCGGctattgttaataaaatgtcGAAGGTTTCAAGACATCTCTATAAGGGTCAATCCGTAGCGGTTTTCACAAGCGGAGGCGATGCCTGCGGCATGAATGGCGCGGTGCGCGCATGCGTACGAATGGCTATCTATTTAGGCTGTCAG GCTTTCATGATACGTGAGGGTTATGAAGGTATGGTGCAGGGCGGCGATCAATTCATCAAAGCAACATGGTCGTCGGTATCCTCAATCATACATGTGGGTGGCACGATAATCGGTTCGGCACGCTGTAAAGAATTTATGGAACGTGAAGGACGCAAGAAAGCCGCTTACAATTTGGTTCAAAGAG AAATAAACCGTTTGATTGTAATCGGCGGCGATGGTTCACTTACCGGCGCGAATATATTTCGTAAAGAATGGAGTGGTCTGCTGGACGACTTGGTTGCTTCAGGTCAAATAACACCACAACAGAGAGAAAAATGTAAAGATTTACATATTGTGGGCGTG GTAGGATCCATCGATAATGATTTTTGTGGCACGGATCTAACTATTGGCACGGACTCTGCGCTGCATCGCATTACGGAGGCTATCGATTCAATTGCGAGCACAGCCTACTCACATCAGCGGATTTTCATAATGGAAGTTATGGGACGTCACTGCGG ttatttagCAATGGTCTCTGGCATAATATCAGAAGCAGATTATGTGTTTTGTCCCGAGGCACCACCACCGTTGGATTGGCATGATCGTTTATGTTCCAAACTTAAAATG GAGCGAGAATGTGGTCAACGTCTCAATATCATTATCGTTGCCGAAGGCGCGAATGACCTAAATGGCGAACCGATTACAGCCCCGATGGTGAAACAAGTGATTTTTGACAAATTGGGTTGGGATAGTCGAATCACGGTACTGGGCCATGTGCAGCGAGGTGGCGGAACGAGCGCCTATGATCGTATTTTAGCTTGCCGCATGGGCGCCGAAGCTACCGTCGCGGTATTGGAATCAACCGCAATCACTACGCCAGTTGTCGTGGTTTTGGTTAACAATCGAATTGAGCGGATTCCGCTGATGGGAGCGGTGGAGCGAACACAAGCAGTAAATAAAGCTCTGCAAGATAAGGATTGGGCGAAAGCGATTACTTTACGTGGCATAGCGTTTCAAGCGAACCTGCaagctttgaaattattatcGCAAACCAAAACGCCGAAACCTAAGGTGGAAGACTATTGTGCCAGC GATGCTTTCAATGTTGCCGTCATGCACGTCGGTTCGCCAGCTTGTGGCATCAATGCTGCCACACGAAGTTTGGTGCGCACCATTATTTATAACGGTGACTCCGTATATGGCGTTAGGAATGGTGTTCTGGGACTAGCAGCTGGCGAACTAAAACCATTGATTTG GAGCGATGTCATCGGTTGGTGTGGACAAGGTGGCGCTTTTCTTGGCATGAATCGTATCACACCGGAGGGTAGATTTCCAGAAATCGCACGACAATTGCGTGAATTCAAGATTCATGCATTAGTGGTTATCGGTGGCTTCGAAGCTTATCGCACCGTCTTATCGTTGACAATGGAGCGGTcaaaatttttggaattctGCATTCCAATGGCTGTAATACCATCAACAATATCTAACAATATACCCGGTACCGAGTATAGTATCGGCTCTGATACCAGCTTAAATGAGATCACGAAAATCTGCGACTTGATACGCGATTCGGCGCGTGGCTACAAGAAACGCGTCTTCATTATCGAGACAATGGGCGGACATTGTGGTTACTTAGCTACCATGGCAGCTATGGCCGGAGGCGCTGATTCGGCCTATATTTACGAGGAAAAATTTAGCGTCCACGATATACAACGCGACTGTTATAATATGATAGCGAAAATGAACGGTGGCATTGATCGTGGACTAGTGTTGCGCAGTGAAGGTGCGAATAAAAATTACACTTCAAACTTCATCGAACGTCTTTACGAAGAGGAGTCAAATGGTCTGTTTAGCTGTCGCACGAATATCCTAG GTCATGTGCAACAGGGTGGCAGACCAACACCGTTCGATCGTTGCTTGGCTACGGAGATGGGCATCGCTTGTGCTCAATTTGTACGCgaacaaatgaaaaaatcagTCCAACCAGATGGTACGGTTTTAGCGACAACAAAGCACTCTTCATGCTTGCTAGGCCTGGTGGGTCCGGAACATAAACTAACGCCCATGGAGGATCTATCCCATCAAACGGAGTTTCA
- the LOC106616195 gene encoding ATP-dependent 6-phosphofructokinase isoform X2, which yields MSIIVSHLIGNITWRCQKLQTFRKEIIFIAKKSLKTKALQIIPVKEYPDIKSAIVNKMSKVSRHLYKGQSVAVFTSGGDACGMNGAVRACVRMAIYLGCQAFMIREGYEGMVQGGDQFIKATWSSVSSIIHVGGTIIGSARCKEFMEREGRKKAAYNLVQREINRLIVIGGDGSLTGANIFRKEWSGLLDDLVASGQITPQQREKCKDLHIVGVVGSIDNDFCGTDLTIGTDSALHRITEAIDSIASTAYSHQRIFIMEVMGRHCGYLAMVSGIISEADYVFCPEAPPPLDWHDRLCSKLKMERECGQRLNIIIVAEGANDLNGEPITAPMVKQVIFDKLGWDSRITVLGHVQRGGGTSAYDRILACRMGAEATVAVLESTAITTPVVVVLVNNRIERIPLMGAVERTQAVNKALQDKDWAKAITLRGIAFQANLQALKLLSQTKTPKPKVEDYCASDAFNVAVMHVGSPACGINAATRSLVRTIIYNGDSVYGVRNGVLGLAAGELKPLIWSDVIGWCGQGGAFLGMNRITPEGRFPEIARQLREFKIHALVVIGGFEAYRTVLSLTMERSKFLEFCIPMAVIPSTISNNIPGTEYSIGSDTSLNEITKICDLIRDSARGYKKRVFIIETMGGHCGYLATMAAMAGGADSAYIYEEKFSVHDIQRDCYNMIAKMNGGIDRGLVLRSEGANKNYTSNFIERLYEEESNGLFSCRTNILGHVQQGGRPTPFDRCLATEMGIACAQFVREQMKKSVQPDGTVLATTKHSSCLLGLVGPEHKLTPMEDLSHQTEFHLRIPKKQWWLQLRPLLKILSIHDSAYADTVTSSLQQPVDINCTVN from the exons ATGTCTATAATAGTATCTCACTTAATTGGCAATATAACTTGGAGATGTCAAAAACTTCAAACATTtcgaaaagaaataattttcataGCGAAAAAGTCATTGAAAACGAAAGCTTTGCAGATAATACCCGTTAAAGAATATCCCGATATAAAATCGGctattgttaataaaatgtcGAAGGTTTCAAGACATCTCTATAAGGGTCAATCCGTAGCGGTTTTCACAAGCGGAGGCGATGCCTGCGGCATGAATGGCGCGGTGCGCGCATGCGTACGAATGGCTATCTATTTAGGCTGTCAG GCTTTCATGATACGTGAGGGTTATGAAGGTATGGTGCAGGGCGGCGATCAATTCATCAAAGCAACATGGTCGTCGGTATCCTCAATCATACATGTGGGTGGCACGATAATCGGTTCGGCACGCTGTAAAGAATTTATGGAACGTGAAGGACGCAAGAAAGCCGCTTACAATTTGGTTCAAAGAG AAATAAACCGTTTGATTGTAATCGGCGGCGATGGTTCACTTACCGGCGCGAATATATTTCGTAAAGAATGGAGTGGTCTGCTGGACGACTTGGTTGCTTCAGGTCAAATAACACCACAACAGAGAGAAAAATGTAAAGATTTACATATTGTGGGCGTG GTAGGATCCATCGATAATGATTTTTGTGGCACGGATCTAACTATTGGCACGGACTCTGCGCTGCATCGCATTACGGAGGCTATCGATTCAATTGCGAGCACAGCCTACTCACATCAGCGGATTTTCATAATGGAAGTTATGGGACGTCACTGCGG ttatttagCAATGGTCTCTGGCATAATATCAGAAGCAGATTATGTGTTTTGTCCCGAGGCACCACCACCGTTGGATTGGCATGATCGTTTATGTTCCAAACTTAAAATG GAGCGAGAATGTGGTCAACGTCTCAATATCATTATCGTTGCCGAAGGCGCGAATGACCTAAATGGCGAACCGATTACAGCCCCGATGGTGAAACAAGTGATTTTTGACAAATTGGGTTGGGATAGTCGAATCACGGTACTGGGCCATGTGCAGCGAGGTGGCGGAACGAGCGCCTATGATCGTATTTTAGCTTGCCGCATGGGCGCCGAAGCTACCGTCGCGGTATTGGAATCAACCGCAATCACTACGCCAGTTGTCGTGGTTTTGGTTAACAATCGAATTGAGCGGATTCCGCTGATGGGAGCGGTGGAGCGAACACAAGCAGTAAATAAAGCTCTGCAAGATAAGGATTGGGCGAAAGCGATTACTTTACGTGGCATAGCGTTTCAAGCGAACCTGCaagctttgaaattattatcGCAAACCAAAACGCCGAAACCTAAGGTGGAAGACTATTGTGCCAGC GATGCTTTCAATGTTGCCGTCATGCACGTCGGTTCGCCAGCTTGTGGCATCAATGCTGCCACACGAAGTTTGGTGCGCACCATTATTTATAACGGTGACTCCGTATATGGCGTTAGGAATGGTGTTCTGGGACTAGCAGCTGGCGAACTAAAACCATTGATTTG GAGCGATGTCATCGGTTGGTGTGGACAAGGTGGCGCTTTTCTTGGCATGAATCGTATCACACCGGAGGGTAGATTTCCAGAAATCGCACGACAATTGCGTGAATTCAAGATTCATGCATTAGTGGTTATCGGTGGCTTCGAAGCTTATCGCACCGTCTTATCGTTGACAATGGAGCGGTcaaaatttttggaattctGCATTCCAATGGCTGTAATACCATCAACAATATCTAACAATATACCCGGTACCGAGTATAGTATCGGCTCTGATACCAGCTTAAATGAGATCACGAAAATCTGCGACTTGATACGCGATTCGGCGCGTGGCTACAAGAAACGCGTCTTCATTATCGAGACAATGGGCGGACATTGTGGTTACTTAGCTACCATGGCAGCTATGGCCGGAGGCGCTGATTCGGCCTATATTTACGAGGAAAAATTTAGCGTCCACGATATACAACGCGACTGTTATAATATGATAGCGAAAATGAACGGTGGCATTGATCGTGGACTAGTGTTGCGCAGTGAAGGTGCGAATAAAAATTACACTTCAAACTTCATCGAACGTCTTTACGAAGAGGAGTCAAATGGTCTGTTTAGCTGTCGCACGAATATCCTAG GTCATGTGCAACAGGGTGGCAGACCAACACCGTTCGATCGTTGCTTGGCTACGGAGATGGGCATCGCTTGTGCTCAATTTGTACGCgaacaaatgaaaaaatcagTCCAACCAGATGGTACGGTTTTAGCGACAACAAAGCACTCTTCATGCTTGCTAGGCCTGGTGGGTCCGGAACATAAACTAACGCCCATGGAGGATCTATCCCATCAAACGGAGTTTCA
- the LOC138855685 gene encoding uncharacterized protein, giving the protein MSKVSRHLYKGQSVAVFTSGGDACGMNGAVRACVRMAIYLGCQAFMIREGYEGMVQGGDQFIKATWSSVSSIIHVGGTIIGSARCKEFMEREGRKKAAYNLVQREINRLIVIGGDGSLTGANIFRKEWSGLLDDLVASGQITPQQREKCKDLHIVGVVGSIDNDFCGTDLTIGTDSALHRITEAIDSIASTAYSHQRIFIMEVMGRHCGLCYLFSVFKMQGKPMQVISISRENDSSSILQLNEDELNEMLMDEKIKDRVVSVISVAGAFRKGKSFLLDFFLRYMYSKYVYNNLDDNDWLGDDNEPLRGFSWRGGSQRDTIGILIWSEIFLYDSPDGEKVAIILMDTQGTFDCDSTMKDCANIFALSTMISSVQIFNIQFNIQKDDLQHLQLFTEYARIAMDNTGRKPFQKLQFLIRDWTHKSEAPFGALGGKQILQQKLFSKDRRLKENEELCENVKTSFNEIDCYLMPHPGFAIEEPDFCGCLKDLRSEFKENLRDLIPLILAPENLIIKEINGRKLKVADLSKYISLYFELFNSKEFPEPTTIFKATAEANNQIHARNAEESYEKKMVDLISPENPYMPEEELIRKHEEYEMESISQYTETPSIGKEHVKKKYCINIKKSISSRLPQFIKINKAKLYIAELNYLNDMHRCIQDFENLMDDLLTGNEYTPPNEFNSKMEDVKLNILQQFDSYRSNSTEEIHRQIRDQLEEAVEKLCIKCKQQNDIKWQTLQLQLSQLKRNYEDLMKDACENVLTDNTLLSKHKECKMKVLEVFEDLPTKGYSENYMNEMRQKLVGEIEELWEYYRSRNEIHMLYFEQKCLSMKIKAKKIILKSLEELGVFNSVDDVHRNFNIALAKAESQYEHLKENPYHQEIYEKYRSELMDEAEGECSSYIKRAKIVQKIKELDIGFLRMFGIDIS; this is encoded by the exons atgtcGAAGGTTTCAAGACATCTCTATAAGGGTCAATCCGTAGCGGTTTTCACAAGCGGAGGCGATGCCTGCGGCATGAATGGCGCGGTGCGCGCATGCGTACGAATGGCTATCTATTTAGGCTGTCAG GCTTTCATGATACGTGAGGGTTATGAAGGTATGGTGCAGGGCGGCGATCAATTCATCAAAGCAACATGGTCGTCGGTATCCTCAATCATACATGTGGGTGGCACGATAATCGGTTCGGCACGCTGTAAAGAATTTATGGAACGTGAAGGACGCAAGAAAGCCGCTTACAATTTGGTTCAAAGAG AAATAAACCGTTTGATTGTAATCGGCGGCGATGGTTCACTTACCGGCGCGAATATATTTCGTAAAGAATGGAGTGGTCTGCTGGACGACTTGGTTGCTTCAGGTCAAATAACACCACAACAGAGAGAAAAATGTAAAGATTTACATATTGTGGGCGTG GTAGGATCCATCGATAATGATTTTTGTGGCACGGATCTAACTATTGGCACGGACTCTGCGCTGCATCGCATTACGGAGGCTATCGATTCAATTGCGAGCACAGCCTACTCACATCAGCGGATTTTCATAATGGAAGTTATGGGACGTCACTGCGG TTTATgctatttattttcagttttcaaaATGCAAGGAAAACCAATGCAAGTTATAAGCATTAGCAGAGAAAATGATTCCTCTAGCATTCTGCAATTAAATGAAGATGAATTAAATGAGATGTTAATGGACGAAAAAATCAAAGATCGCGTAGTGTCTGTGATTTCAGTAGCCGGAGCTTTTCGCAAAGGGAAAAGCTTTCTTTTGGATTTCTTTCTACGTTACATGTATTCCAAA TACGTTTATAATAACTTGGATGATAACGATTGGCTCGGCGATGACAATGAACCACTACGAGGATTTTCATGGCGAGGCGGTTCGCAACGCGATACCATTGGGATTTTAATATGGTCTGAGATCTTCCTATATGACTCTCCAGATGgagaaaaagttgcaataattttaatggACACGCAGGGCACTTTCGATTGTGACAGTACCATGAAGGATTGTGCCAATATATTTGCACTAAGCACAATGATAtcttcagttcaaattttcaatattcaatttaatatacaaaaggACGATCTACAGCATTTACAGTTATTTACCGAGTATGCTCGTATTGCTATGGATAATACGGGAAGGAAACCGTTTCAaaagttacaatttttaatacgcGACTGGACCCATAAAAGTGAAGCCCCGTTCGGTGCGCTCGGTGGTAAACAAATActtcaacaaaaattattttcgaaagacAGGAGATTGAAGGAGAATGAAGAACTATGTGAGAATGTGAAAACTAGTTTCAACGAAATTGATTGTTATTTAATGCCACATCCTGGTTTTGCTATCGAAGAACCGGATTTTTGCGGTTGTTTAAAAGATCTTCGAAGCGAGTTCAAGGAAAATTTACGCGACTTAATTCCCTTAATTTTGGCCCCGGAAAATTTAatcattaaagaaataaatggaCGGAAGCTAAAGGTCGCTGATCTTTCAAAATACATTAGTTTATATTTTGAACTATTCAACAGCAAGGAGTTTCCAGAGCCTACAACAATTtttaag GCTACTGCAGAGGCCAATAATCAAATTCATGCCAGAAACGCCGAAGAATCATATGAGAAAAAAATGGTGGACTTAATCAGTCCCGAAAACCCATATATGCCGGAAGAAGAACTGATCAGAAAGCATGAGGAATATGAAATGGAATCTATTTCGCAATATACGGAAACGCCATCAATTGGCAAAGAACATGTTAAGAAGAAATATTgcataaacataaaaaagtctATTTCGTCGAGACTTCCACAATTTATCAAGATCAACAAAGCTAAATTG TATATTGCCGAACTCAATTATTTAAACGATATGCATAGATGCATTCAAGATTTTGAGAATCTTATGGATGATTTGCTTACAGGAAATGAATATACTCCTCCAAATGAGTTCAATAGCAAAATGGAAGATGTAAAATTGAATATACTACAACAG TTTGATTCGTATCGATCGAACAGTACTGAGGAAATACATAGACAGATTCGTGATCAACTTGAAGAGGCTGTTGAAAAACTTTGCATTAAATGCAAACAACAAAATGATATTAAATGG CAAACCTTACAACTACAATTGTCTCAGTTAAAAAGGAATTATGAAGACCTAATGAAGGATGCTTGCGAAAATGTATTAACAGATAATACTCTTCTATCTAAACACAAAGAGTGTAAAATGAAAGTTCTTGAAGTG TTTGAAGACTTACCAACTAAGGGTTATTCcgaaaattatatgaacgaaaTGCGTCAAAAGCTTGTTGGAGAAATTGAAGAACTTTGGGAATATTATAGATCACGAAATgaaatacatatg CTTTATTTCGAGCAAAAATGCCTATCGATGaagataaaagcaaaaaaaattatattgaaatccCTTGAGGAACTCGGCGTGTTTAATTCAGTTGATGACGTTCACCGTAATTTCAATATAGCTTTAGCTAAAGCTGAGTCCCAG TATGAACATTTAAAAGAAAACCCATATCACcaagaaatatatgaaaaatatcggTCGGAATTGATGGACGAAGCTGAAGGCGAATGCAGTTCGTACATAAAAAGagcaaaaattgtgcaaaaaataaaagaattggaCATAGGTTTTTTACGAATGTTTGGTATAGATATCAGCTAA